CGGTGCCCGGCGCCCGCTACCGCGACGCCCACTCGGGCATGAGCGGCCCGAACGCGCCGCTGCGCCGCGTGTGGCAAGCCATGACCCACCCGCAATGGGCCCTGGACGTCGGCCTGCTCGGCCGCCCCCATGACCTGGGCAACATCTCCAAGTACCGCGGCAACCCCACCGGCCTGGCCGACTACATCGGCTGGCTGGGCAACAACTTCGACCCGTCCATCTCCTGGAAGGACCTGGAGTGGATTCGCGAATTCTGGGACGGCCCGATGATCATCAAGGGCATCCTCGACCCCGAGGACGCCCGCGACGCGGTCAAGTTCGGCGCCGACGGCATCGTCGTCTCCAACCACGGCGGCCGTCAGCTCGACGGCGTGCTGTCCAGCGCCCGCGCGCTGCCGGCGATTGCCGATGCGGTGAAGGGCGAGATCAAGATCCTCGCCGACTCCGGCATCCGCAACGGCCTCGACGTGGTGCGCATGGTCGCCCTGGGCGCCGACACGGTGCTGATCGGCCGCGCCTTCCTCTATGCCCTGGCAACCCATGGCGAGGCCGGGGTGAAGAACCTGCTCGAACTGTTCGAGAAAGAAATGCGTGTGGCCATGGTGCTGACCGGCGCCAAGTCGATCAGTGAGATCAGCCGCGACTCGCTGGTCCGCGAACTGGGCGCCTGAGCGCCCGCCCCCGATACCGCCTGATTGCCCGGGGCACGCCGCGCGCCAGACGCCGCGGCCCCACGAGGAGACTGCATGAGCCTGCCCGCCGCGTTCCTGCGTGATGCCGAGCGCTTGATCCCCGCCGAACGCCGCTTCGACGACCCCACCTCGACCCTGGCCTTCGGCACCGACGCCAGCTTCTACCGGTTGATTCCCAAGCTGGTGGTGCGCGTCGAGTCCGAGGACGAAGTGGTCGAACTGCTCAAGCTGGCCCAGCGCGATCGCGTGCCGGTGACCTTCCGCGCCGCCGGCACCAGCCTGTCCGGCCAGGCCATCAGCGACTCGGTGCTGATCGTGCTCGGCGATAGCTGGGGCGGTAAGGAAATCCGCCGCCAGGGCCAGCAGATCCGCCTGCAGCCCGGGGTGATCGGCGCCCAGGCCAACGCCTGGCTGGCCCCGTACGGGCGCAAGATCGGCCCAGACCCGGCCTCGATCAACGCCTGCAAGATCGGCGGCATCGTCGCCAACAACGCCAGCGGCATGTGCTGCGGCACCGCGCAGAACACCTACCACACCCTGGCCGGCCTGCGCCTGGTGCTGGCCGACGGCACCCGCCTGGACAGCGAAGACCCAGCCAGCGTCGCCGCCTTCGAAACCACCCACGCCGAGTTGCTCGCATCCCTCGCCCGCCTGGGCCGGGAAACCCGCGCCAACAGCGACCTTGCCGAGCGCATCCGGCACAAGTACCGGCTGAAGAACACCACCGGCCTGTCGCTCAACGCCCTGGTGGACTACGACCAGCCGCTGGACATCCTCCAGCACCTGCTGGTCGGTTCCGAAGGCACCCTGGGTTTCATCAGCGCGGTCACCTACGACACCGTGCCCGACCACCCGCACAAGGCCAGCGCGCTGCTGGTGTTCCCCAGCGTCGAGAGCTGCTGCCGCGCCGTGACCGTGCTCAAGCGCCAGCCGGTGTCGGCGGTGGAACTGCTCGACCGCCGCAGCCTGCGCTCGGTGCAGGCCATGCCGGGCATGCCCGGCTGGGTCAAGGACCTGTCGGCCAACGCCTGCGCCCTGCTGATCGAGTGCCGCGCCGCCAGCCAGAGCCTGCTGCACGAACAGCTCGAGCAGGTGATGGCCGCGATCGGCGACTACCCGCTCGAGCAGCAGGTCGCGTTCAGCGAAGACCCGGCGGTGTACAACCAGCTGTGGAAAATCCGCAAGGACACCTTCCCCGCCGTCGGCGCCGTGCGCCAGACCGGCACCACGGTGATCATCGAGGACGTCACCTTCCCCATCGAGCAACTGGCCGAAGGCGTCAACCGCCTGCTCCAGCTGTTCGACAAACACCACTACGACGAGGCGATCATTTTCGGCCACGCGCTGGAAGGCAACCTGCACTTCGTCTTCACCCAGGGCTTCAACAGTGCCGAGGAAGTGGCCCGCTACCAGGCCTTCATGGACGACGTCGCGCAACTGGTGGCGGTGGAGTTCGGCGGCTCGCTCAAGGCCGAGCACGGCACCGGGCGCAACATGGCGCCGTTCGTGGAGCTGGAGTGGGGCCACGATGCCTACCAGCTGATGTGGCAGCTCAAGCGCCTGCTCGACCCCAACGGCATCCTCAACCCCGACGTGGTGCTGAGCGAAGATCCCGACATCCACCTGAAAAACCTCAAGCCGCTGCCCGCCGCCGACGAGATCGTCGACAAGTGCATCGAGTGCGGTTTCTGCGAACCGGTGTGCCCATCCAAGGGCCTGACCCTCAGCCCACGCCAGCGCATCGTCATGTGGCGCGACATCCAGGCCAAGCAACGCGCTGGCCTGGACACCCGCGAACTGCTGCAAACCTACCAGTACCAAGGCATCGACACCTGCGCCGCCACCGGCCTGTGCGCCCAGCGCTGCCCGGTGGGCATCAACACCGGCGAGTTGGTGAAGAAGCTGCGCGCCCAGGCCGCCGACCACGCCAAGGCCGCCGACTGGCTGGCCGAGCATTTCCACGCCACCCTGCGCGGCGCGCGCTTCACCCTCAGCGCCGCCAACACCGCCCGCAAGCTGCTCGGCGCGCCACGCCTTGGGCGCCTCAGTGCAACACTGAGCAAGGCCAGCAAAGGCCGCCTGCCCCAGTGGACCCCGGCCATGCCCCAGCCGTTGCGCCCCCTGGACTTCGGCCCCGCGAGCAACGACGCCCGGCCCCGCGTGGTCTACCTCGCCGCCTGTGTTTCCCGCGTGATGGGCCCCGCCTATGCCGACCGCGAGCAGAGCTCGCTGCTCGACAAGACCCGCGCCCTGCTGGAAAAAGCCGGCTACCAGGTGGTGTTCCCCGACAACGCCGACAGCCTGTGCTGCGGCCAGCCGTTCGCCTCCAAGGGCTACCCCGAGCAAGCCGAGCACAAGCGCCAGGAGCTGATCACCGCGCTGCTGCACGCCAGCCGCGGTGGCCTCGACCCGATCTACTGCGACACCAGCCCCTGCACCCTGCGCCTGGTGCAGGACCTGGGCGAAACCCGGCTGGACCTGTACGACCCGGTGCGCTTCATCCGCACCCACCTGCTGGACAAGCTGGAGTTCACCCCCCAGGACGCCCCGGTGGCCGTGCACGTGACCTGCAGCACCCAGCACCTGGGCGAAAGCCAGGCGCTGATCGACCTGGCGCGGCGCTGCAGCAAGCAGGTGGTGATCCCCGAAGGCATCCACTGCTGCGGTTTTGCCGGCGACAAGGGCTTCACCACGCCCGAGCTCAACGCCCACTCGCTGCGCACGCTCAAGGACGCGGTGCAGTATTGCGAGGAAGGGATCTCCACCAGCCGCACCTGCGAGATCGGGCTGTCGAGCCACAGCGGCATCGACTACCACGGGCTGGTGTACCTGGTGGACCGGGTGACCCGAGCGCGCAAGGCCTGACCTTGCGCCAACCGCTTCGCCAGCAAAGCTGGCTCCTGCCTGATCGCGCCAGGCTGTAGGAGCCGGCTTGCCGGCGAACCACCTCCAGACCTTTCTTACCAGTCATTCAGCCCCGGCTGAATAGCCGCGCGCCCCCTCCAGTGGCATCGTTCCATGCCTCGGCTCCTGGCTCCCCAGGGCCCCGCGAGGGAAGCGCGCATGCCCGTCGACAAGAGCTATCAAGTCATTACCCCGCACGGCGTTGTCTTCGACGTGAACGCGTTGGTGATTGCGCCCGAGCAATGCTGTCACCTGCGTACCCTGAGCTTGCCGTTCGTGCACCAGGGGCATTATCAGGTCGTCGAAAAAGTGGCGCAGCTGTACGACAGGATGCTGCCCGGCAAACTGCCGTGCCATATGCGGGTCGCCGTGGCGCGGCCACTCAGTCGTTTGCAGGGGGATCGGTTGAATGAGCAGCGCCACGACATCTTGAATCTGCTGGGTGCCTCAGTCAGTCAAGCGGTAACGACCCTTGTCGGTGGCCCGGCAGGGTTTGCCGCCGGATTGGTTGCCGGAGGCGCAGCCGGCACCACGACTAGCCAGTTGGCCAAAAGCAGGCTTCCCACGTTTCATGCCGGTGATGTGCTGGTTTCCCTATATGCCCGAGTTAATGGCGGCATAGGCCCACAAACGTCCTCCATGCTCCTCATAATCTGACCAGGCACGCCATGACGACACTCTACTTCCTCACTTGCTTGATGATCACGGGCGTCTTGCTCGACTGGGCCTTCAAATCAAGAACCATCAGATGCGTGCTTTATGTCGTGCTCACCGCGACAGGCATTACCACCTGTACTCAACTGCGCGAACAACAGGTGTGGCATCTCGATGGCGGCGACTGGGGAACACTGTTGGCGCTCGTAGGCTACCGACTGCTTTTCAAGCGATCGCGCTATTTTCGCGAAGATGATGAGTAACAACGTCCAAGGCACAAACGGGGCGGGCGTGCCCCGCGCGATACAGCCCTCGCATCGCCCCGACACCAGCGCCTCACACCGGAGCCCTCTCACGCCGATTGAACCCTTGCCCACTGTCGACCGTCCACCGTTCAGGCCCACCCTCCAGAGGCCTGCACAAGGAGATTCCCATGAAAGGCACTGCGCTATCCGCCCTGTTCGCGGCCGCGACCCTGCTGGCCTCGCCTGTGTTCGCCGCCGACGACCTGTGCGCCATCAACCTGCAGAAGATCGACGACAGCATGGCCACCGTCGGCGCCACCTCCGAAGGCCTGGACAAGGCCATCACCGAGCACGTCGACAAAGCCAAGGCCGCCCAGGCCGCCGGTGACAACAAGGAGTGCATCGCCATCACCAGCAAGGTGCTCGAACGCCTGGAAAAAACCGAGAAAGGCAGCGGCTCGGCCGGTGGCAGCGGCAGCTGATGCAGCGCCGGGCGGCCCGCCTGTCGACGCCGCCCGCGCAAAGGCGTATACTCCACCTCGCATCCTGTAAAAGGGACGCCAGCTAGAGCTGAGTGTGGGGCCGATTAGGATTCGACGCCGGTAGCGAAACTCTAGGTGCATGCCGAGTTGGTAACAGAACTCGTAAATCCACTGTTGCAACTTTCTATAGTTGCCAATGACGAAAACTACGAGGGCTACGCTCTCGCTGCGTAAGCAGCTGAGCCCGCTCTCCTGGTAGCTTCGGCTCCAGCAATCATCAGGGGATGCCTGTAAACCCGAAATGATTGTCATACAGAACAGGATCGTCGTGCAGCACGTTGGGGGCGAAGCGACTAAAACTTACCCAACTCGTCCAAAGCACCCTGCCCGTCGGGCGGCTGCGGATTAACTCAGTAGACACGGCTAAGCATGTAGTACCGACAGCGGAGTACTGGCGGACGGGGGTTCAAATCCCCCCGGCTCCACCAAATCCTAAAAAGAAGACGCCCTTGGGCGTCTTTTTTTGTGCCTGGCATTTAAGGCCGCAGGCTTGCAGGCCGCGCATTTTTGTCTCGCCAATCGTATCGACAAAGGGCTGTCAACCAGCTCGACAGTGCCGCCTTCACCCCTCCCCCTCCTTCGCCGCCTCCAGCTTGCCGAACTGCTCGCTGGCCAGCCGACTGATGATCCGGATTGCCTGGTGAATACCTGCCGTATTGCGGAAGCTCAGTTGCGGATTGTGCTCGCACTCTAATACCTCATCATGCTGAACCAGCGCCTCGCCGAGCAGTTCGAGGGTCCAGACGTAGCTCTGGATGGAAGACAAGCGTTCACGGTCAGTCATGTGCCACCTCTCGGTTTGCGCGAGACTGGCTTTCGATTGGGAAAAAGATCAGGGATCGTGTGGCCGCGGAAGCCCGGCGGCGGGGAGCGGATGCGCGGATCCTGCTCAGAATGCGAATAAGCATGCATGAGACTCCAAGTTTGAGATTGGAGCTACCACGATCCTTCCTACGGGATTGGGTGGCAGCTGTGCATGGGGTAGGAATACCGGAAACTTGGAACCCGGCCAGGCCGAAGCCTGCCCACACACAGCCGCCATGACATCACAGCAGGCACAAAAAAAGCGCCAGCCGTGGTGATGGGGCGCTTAGTGCGTGCGCCAAGTTTACCAGCAGGTTCCTACACCTGGTCGCAGATTTTGCTACGACCCGGGTAATGTAGCCTTAGGCCGGATCGATTCGCAACAGCTGGTGTGGAAGGAAAATTCCTGTAACCGAGAAGGAAAAAGGTTGAGCCGCTTGATGCGGTGGATCTCCCAAGGGCGACTTGCATCCGGCAGATCGCCCGGTCACCTCAGAGATGATGGGTGTTCTTTAACCTCATGGCCTTTGTGCGCCAACTACACCGTACTGGGCTGTCCAGCAATCTATTCGCTTGGCCGATTCTTATGCCCGTCTCTTTTTTGAACAGAGACGGGCGCTCCTACCACTGCTGCAGCCCCAATTGTACATGGCTTTGCGGCACTCCCCATCGTGACGATCGGCATGACGAACACCGATGTCACCAGCAACAGCGATGTAGATGATGGTGCCGCAGACCAAGGAATGGACTGCACCTGACTGACAGTCAGGCATGCCCCGGTCATCGCATTGCTGCTTGCACATGGCTCAGGATCTTCAGGCGCTGGTTTAGTCACAGCCCCTGAGGGAACGCGCCGAAGCCTTATTGGGTTACGGACAGCTACCGTAAACTAGACCGCCAATCCTGCCATCTGACGCTTTTTCGCATTACAGAAGCGCCTTCCTTTATCATCCCCAACATCGTGTAATGGTTGACTTCCCGGTTATAGGTTTAGGGCTCTCTGCTCTCGTATCCGATGGAGTACGGCATGCACTGATGCGGCTGAGTGGCGCTGGGTTGCCGATGCCGACGCCAAGCCGACAGAACATCATGTGCTGCCGGGATGCAGCCATTCCCCCCAAATTTTAGCGGCTAGAATCGCCGCATTCGCGCATTAGCGATCTGGACAGTGGTAAACCATGAATGCAGTAGAAATTGAGTCCGCCATTTCGGACCTAACCCTAGAACCCTTTGACGCGGCGGATTTTCCGTTCACTTTCCTGGCCGCATTCGGCAACAAGGAAACCGCGCTCAAGCGCCTGCGTGCTGGCAACAACAACGCCTCGGACATACCCGGCGGCGTATTATTGCGCAGCAACATTCATATCGCCGCATGCGAGCCTGGCAGCGTGGGGGAAACGCTCAAGGCGTTGCGTACCAGCCCGGCCACCACAAAAGCCAAAGCCAAATTCATCCTCGCCACCGACGGACAAACGCTGGAGGCCGAAGAACTGATCACGGGTGAAACCATCGCCTGCGACTACACGGACTTCCCTAACCACTTCGGTTTCCTGCTGCCGCTGGCCGGCATCTCCACCATCAAGGAGATCAAGGACAACCCCATCGACGTGCGCGCCACCAGCCGCCTGAACAAACTGTACGTCGAGCTGCTGAATGAGAACCCGGACTGGGCCAAAGCCGAGCGCCGCGCTGACATGAACCACTTTATGGCGCGCCTAGTGTTCTGCTTCTTTGCCGAAGACACAGACATATTCAGAGGCGACAGCTTGTTCACACGTACTATGGAGCGTTACAGCGAGCGCGAGGGATCCAATACCCACCAGGTGCTGTCGGAAATTTTCCGCGCAATGAACATCAAAGACGTCGAGCGCGCCATCACACAGCCTCGACTTCCTAGTTGGGCCAGCAGCTTTCCCTATGTGAATGGTGGCCTGTTCTCAGGCAGCACCGAGGTGCCACGCTTCACGCGAATGGCTCGCACGTATTTGCTACACGCCGGTAACCTGAACTGGAAAAAAATCAACCCAGATATTTTCGGCAGCATGATCCAAGCCGTTGCCGATGATGAAGAGCGTGGCGCACTGGGAATGCACTACACCAGCGTGCCCAACATCCTCAAGGTGCTGAACCCGCTGTTTCTGGATGACTTGCGCGCACAGCTGGAGGCTGCTGGTGACAATAAGGCCAAACTGCTTAACCTGCGCAAACGTATAGCTCGCATCCGAGTGTTCGACCCTGCATGTGGCTCCGGAAACTTCTTGGTGATTGCTTATAAACAGATGCGCGAGATTGAGGCTGAAATCAATCGTCGCCGAAGCGAGGCTCACAATAGGTCGGAAATACCGCTGACCAATTTCCGCGGTATTGAACTACGCGACTTTCCGGCAGAAATTGCCCGCTTGGCTCTAATCATCGCTGAGTTCCAATGCGACGTGCTATATCGCGGCCAACAAGATGCTCTGGCTGAGTTTCTGCCGCTGAATGCGCAGAATTGGATTATCTGCCACAACGCTTTGCAACTAGATTGGCTGAGTGTGTGCCCGCCTGCAGGTACGGGCGTAAAACTGGCCAACGATGATTTGTTCAATACAGCACTAGATCAGACAGAAATAGACTTTGCTAACGAAGGAGGAGAAACCTATATCTGTGGCAATCCGCCCTATCTTGGTTCTACTTGGCAGACTGATGAGCAGAAGGCGGACCTAGAGGCCATCTTTGCCTTCCGCACCAAGAACTGGAAGTCACTAGACTATGTGGCAGGCTGGTTCATGAAGGCTGCCGACTATGGCAGTAAGACAAAGGCAAAATCTGCATTTGTATCCACAAATTCAATTTGCCAAGGGCAACAAGTACCAATTCTCTGGCCGCAGATATTTGCTACAGGCCACGAAATTTCCTTTGCGCATACGTCCTTCAAGTGGACCAATCTCGCCAGTTACAACGCGGGCGTCACAGTTGTGATAGTGGGTCTTTCGTCACAATCCAAAACACCAGCTCATCTTTATTCTATCGCCAATAGCGGCAAGGGCGACGTAGTAGATGTGAAAGAGGTTGAAAGCATCAACGCTTACTTGGTACCGGGAACCAATGTACTGGTTGAAAAATCATCTCGCCCACTAAGCAGACAGTCGGAAATGAGCTTTGGAAACAAGCCCGTCGACGGTGGTAATCTTCTCCTTTCCAGAGATGAAGTCGATGCGCTTGGCTTAACATTAAAGCAACATGAACGTTTCATTCGTCGAATCTATGGATCTTCAGAATTCATTCGCGGCTTAGAGCGTTATTGCTTATGGATAGAAGATTGCAACTTAGAGGAAGCTATGAGCATCGAGACCATTAGGCCTCGTATTGAAAACGTTCGAGCGATGCGATTGGCGAGCAGAGACAGTGGTGCCAACGAAATGGCTGCGCGGGCACACCAGATGAGGGAAATGAAAATTGCGCAAAAATGGACGATTACTGTTCCTAGAACCTCATCTGAGAACCGTCCATTTTTACCCAATGGGTTAATCGATTCTCGAAGCACTGTGACGAGCGAAGCCTTCGCTCTCTATGACGCTCCGCTCTGGAATATGGCACTCATTGCTTCACGACTACATCTGGTCTGGATTGGAACTATTTGCGGAAAACTAAAAACCGATTTTCGCTACTCCAATACTGTCGGCTGGAACACCTTCCCAGTACCGCTGCTGACCGAACAGAATAAAGCTGATCTGACGGCCTGCGCCGAGAACATCTTGCTGGCCCGCGAAGCACATTTTCCTGCCACCATCGCCGACCTGTACGCCCAGGATGTAATGCCGGATAACCTACGCCACGCCCACGAGCGCAACGATGAAGTGCTGGAGCGTGTCTATATCGGTCGTCGCTTCAAGAACGACACCGAGCGGCTGGAGAAACTGTTTGACCTCTACACCAAGATGACAGCAGACACAGCAAAGGCCTCGCCGAAGAAGTCCCGAGGGAAAATGGCATGAGTCGATCTATGGAAAGTGGTCCTG
The window above is part of the Pseudomonas muyukensis genome. Proteins encoded here:
- the lldD gene encoding FMN-dependent L-lactate dehydrogenase LldD; translated protein: MIISASTDYRAAAQRKLPPFLFHYADGGAYAEHTLRHNVSDLASIALRQRVLKNMSELSLQTQLFDETLSMPVALAPVGLTGMYARRGEVQAARAAAAHGIPFTMSTVSVCPIEEVAPAIDRPMWFQLYVLKDRGFMRNALERAKAAGVKTLVFTVDMPVPGARYRDAHSGMSGPNAPLRRVWQAMTHPQWALDVGLLGRPHDLGNISKYRGNPTGLADYIGWLGNNFDPSISWKDLEWIREFWDGPMIIKGILDPEDARDAVKFGADGIVVSNHGGRQLDGVLSSARALPAIADAVKGEIKILADSGIRNGLDVVRMVALGADTVLIGRAFLYALATHGEAGVKNLLELFEKEMRVAMVLTGAKSISEISRDSLVRELGA
- a CDS encoding class I SAM-dependent DNA methyltransferase — translated: MNAVEIESAISDLTLEPFDAADFPFTFLAAFGNKETALKRLRAGNNNASDIPGGVLLRSNIHIAACEPGSVGETLKALRTSPATTKAKAKFILATDGQTLEAEELITGETIACDYTDFPNHFGFLLPLAGISTIKEIKDNPIDVRATSRLNKLYVELLNENPDWAKAERRADMNHFMARLVFCFFAEDTDIFRGDSLFTRTMERYSEREGSNTHQVLSEIFRAMNIKDVERAITQPRLPSWASSFPYVNGGLFSGSTEVPRFTRMARTYLLHAGNLNWKKINPDIFGSMIQAVADDEERGALGMHYTSVPNILKVLNPLFLDDLRAQLEAAGDNKAKLLNLRKRIARIRVFDPACGSGNFLVIAYKQMREIEAEINRRRSEAHNRSEIPLTNFRGIELRDFPAEIARLALIIAEFQCDVLYRGQQDALAEFLPLNAQNWIICHNALQLDWLSVCPPAGTGVKLANDDLFNTALDQTEIDFANEGGETYICGNPPYLGSTWQTDEQKADLEAIFAFRTKNWKSLDYVAGWFMKAADYGSKTKAKSAFVSTNSICQGQQVPILWPQIFATGHEISFAHTSFKWTNLASYNAGVTVVIVGLSSQSKTPAHLYSIANSGKGDVVDVKEVESINAYLVPGTNVLVEKSSRPLSRQSEMSFGNKPVDGGNLLLSRDEVDALGLTLKQHERFIRRIYGSSEFIRGLERYCLWIEDCNLEEAMSIETIRPRIENVRAMRLASRDSGANEMAARAHQMREMKIAQKWTITVPRTSSENRPFLPNGLIDSRSTVTSEAFALYDAPLWNMALIASRLHLVWIGTICGKLKTDFRYSNTVGWNTFPVPLLTEQNKADLTACAENILLAREAHFPATIADLYAQDVMPDNLRHAHERNDEVLERVYIGRRFKNDTERLEKLFDLYTKMTADTAKASPKKSRGKMA
- a CDS encoding FAD-binding and (Fe-S)-binding domain-containing protein, which codes for MSLPAAFLRDAERLIPAERRFDDPTSTLAFGTDASFYRLIPKLVVRVESEDEVVELLKLAQRDRVPVTFRAAGTSLSGQAISDSVLIVLGDSWGGKEIRRQGQQIRLQPGVIGAQANAWLAPYGRKIGPDPASINACKIGGIVANNASGMCCGTAQNTYHTLAGLRLVLADGTRLDSEDPASVAAFETTHAELLASLARLGRETRANSDLAERIRHKYRLKNTTGLSLNALVDYDQPLDILQHLLVGSEGTLGFISAVTYDTVPDHPHKASALLVFPSVESCCRAVTVLKRQPVSAVELLDRRSLRSVQAMPGMPGWVKDLSANACALLIECRAASQSLLHEQLEQVMAAIGDYPLEQQVAFSEDPAVYNQLWKIRKDTFPAVGAVRQTGTTVIIEDVTFPIEQLAEGVNRLLQLFDKHHYDEAIIFGHALEGNLHFVFTQGFNSAEEVARYQAFMDDVAQLVAVEFGGSLKAEHGTGRNMAPFVELEWGHDAYQLMWQLKRLLDPNGILNPDVVLSEDPDIHLKNLKPLPAADEIVDKCIECGFCEPVCPSKGLTLSPRQRIVMWRDIQAKQRAGLDTRELLQTYQYQGIDTCAATGLCAQRCPVGINTGELVKKLRAQAADHAKAADWLAEHFHATLRGARFTLSAANTARKLLGAPRLGRLSATLSKASKGRLPQWTPAMPQPLRPLDFGPASNDARPRVVYLAACVSRVMGPAYADREQSSLLDKTRALLEKAGYQVVFPDNADSLCCGQPFASKGYPEQAEHKRQELITALLHASRGGLDPIYCDTSPCTLRLVQDLGETRLDLYDPVRFIRTHLLDKLEFTPQDAPVAVHVTCSTQHLGESQALIDLARRCSKQVVIPEGIHCCGFAGDKGFTTPELNAHSLRTLKDAVQYCEEGISTSRTCEIGLSSHSGIDYHGLVYLVDRVTRARKA